A genomic region of Gemmata massiliana contains the following coding sequences:
- a CDS encoding UDP-2,3-diacylglucosamine diphosphatase, whose product MLDAVVISDIHLGSPNCQAKYLVHFLAEVRRGELRAKQLILNGDVFDSIDFRRLKKHHWKILSEIRKLADHMEITWINGNHDGSSEVISHLLGVRCADEIVVESGNRRLLFLHGHRFDEFISRYPFITWVADRIYNFLQRVDKSHSFAKFAKHRSKTFLRCAQKIEQDAMQYAAKLGCDAVCCGHTHLPVANTSGAVHYFNSGCWTEKPCHYLTVQDGAVTVCSYTEEVPDELLNAGELVDHPVTVSLSSVA is encoded by the coding sequence GTGCTCGACGCCGTTGTCATCTCCGACATCCACCTCGGTAGCCCGAACTGTCAAGCGAAGTACCTCGTTCACTTCCTTGCCGAAGTGCGCCGCGGGGAACTGCGGGCGAAACAACTGATCCTCAACGGCGACGTGTTCGACTCGATCGACTTCCGCCGGCTCAAGAAGCACCACTGGAAGATCCTCTCCGAGATCCGCAAGCTCGCGGACCACATGGAGATCACCTGGATCAACGGGAACCACGACGGCTCGTCGGAAGTCATTTCGCACCTGCTCGGGGTGCGGTGTGCGGACGAGATTGTGGTCGAAAGCGGGAACCGGAGGCTGCTGTTTCTGCACGGGCACCGGTTCGACGAGTTCATCTCGCGCTACCCGTTCATCACCTGGGTCGCGGACCGAATTTACAACTTCCTCCAGCGCGTCGATAAGTCGCATTCGTTTGCGAAGTTCGCGAAGCACCGGAGCAAGACCTTCCTCCGCTGCGCCCAGAAGATCGAGCAAGACGCGATGCAGTACGCGGCCAAGTTGGGCTGCGACGCCGTGTGTTGCGGGCACACGCACCTGCCGGTCGCGAACACTAGCGGGGCCGTTCACTACTTCAACAGCGGGTGCTGGACCGAGAAGCCGTGTCACTACCTCACGGTCCAGGACGGTGCGGTGACCGTTTGCTCCTACACCGAGGAAGTCCCCGACGAACTCCTCAACGCGGGCGAACTGGTCGATCACCCGGTCACGGTTTCGCTCTCTTCGGTTGCCTGA
- a CDS encoding MFS transporter, with translation MTAAPVPDQAPTRTRYWVLFLLCLLAMITYMDRAANGSAKKAIMEDLGVGEEDFFWVLIAFQLAYAMFEIPSGWLGDTRGPRSTLLRVVLWWSLFVGLTGFVGTSYLGGVYLGFTALIVIQFFFGVGEAGAFPNIAKALYNWFPAADRGFAKSIIWMSARFMGGLTPLVWVVLTDWKIGGIHKPDADGVTTGLSWRGAMWLFASVAAVWCFVFYFVFRNKPSEHPLVNEAERAEIDVGRIEAKGPVQVPWGKLVRSRNLWAICFMYVVTNFCWYFLMYFLPRTLQTEFKKWTEEPNGRILLALLAGCPLLIGMFGCLLGGTLSDRYIRRTGDRKWGRRLFGMIGYGGAGLCYFAAAGVKLADPDNLFLFAFFLVLMGFMNDLIMAPAWAVCQDIGRDYAATVSGAMNMFGNLVGAVSTLLITGLLMKKYPGTQGILICFTMYGVVYFLGVGLWLLIDPTKPIAGDSEPASRPVQATEESETVTG, from the coding sequence ATGACCGCTGCTCCCGTCCCCGATCAGGCACCGACACGCACACGATACTGGGTACTCTTCCTGCTCTGCCTGCTGGCCATGATTACGTACATGGACCGAGCGGCGAACGGCAGTGCGAAAAAAGCGATCATGGAAGACCTCGGCGTGGGCGAGGAGGACTTCTTCTGGGTGCTGATCGCGTTCCAGTTGGCCTACGCGATGTTCGAGATCCCTTCGGGCTGGCTCGGCGACACGCGCGGCCCGCGCTCCACGCTACTCCGCGTTGTGCTGTGGTGGTCGCTGTTCGTCGGGCTAACCGGTTTCGTCGGCACCAGTTACCTCGGCGGCGTGTACCTCGGCTTCACCGCGCTCATCGTGATCCAGTTCTTCTTCGGTGTGGGTGAAGCGGGAGCGTTCCCGAACATTGCGAAGGCGCTTTACAACTGGTTCCCGGCTGCGGACCGCGGGTTCGCGAAGTCCATTATCTGGATGTCGGCCCGGTTCATGGGCGGACTCACGCCGCTCGTGTGGGTGGTACTCACAGATTGGAAGATCGGCGGTATCCACAAACCGGACGCGGACGGGGTCACCACAGGGTTGAGTTGGCGCGGTGCGATGTGGTTGTTCGCGAGCGTCGCGGCGGTCTGGTGCTTCGTGTTCTACTTCGTCTTCCGCAACAAACCGTCCGAGCACCCGCTGGTAAACGAAGCGGAGCGCGCCGAGATCGATGTGGGGCGCATTGAGGCGAAAGGGCCGGTTCAAGTTCCGTGGGGCAAGCTCGTCCGCTCCCGGAACTTGTGGGCCATCTGCTTCATGTACGTTGTGACAAACTTCTGCTGGTACTTCCTGATGTACTTCCTGCCTCGGACACTGCAGACCGAGTTCAAGAAGTGGACAGAAGAACCGAACGGGCGCATCCTCCTCGCTCTACTCGCGGGGTGCCCCTTGCTGATCGGAATGTTCGGGTGCTTGTTGGGCGGGACGCTCTCGGACCGTTACATCCGACGCACCGGTGACCGCAAGTGGGGACGCAGACTGTTCGGCATGATCGGCTACGGCGGAGCCGGGTTGTGCTACTTCGCCGCCGCGGGGGTGAAACTCGCGGACCCGGACAATCTATTCCTGTTCGCGTTCTTCCTCGTGCTGATGGGGTTCATGAACGACCTCATCATGGCGCCCGCATGGGCCGTGTGCCAGGATATCGGGCGCGACTACGCGGCCACCGTGTCCGGCGCGATGAATATGTTCGGGAATTTGGTCGGTGCGGTTTCGACGCTCCTCATCACCGGCTTGCTGATGAAGAAATACCCCGGCACGCAGGGCATTCTAATTTGCTTCACGATGTACGGGGTCGTCTACTTCCTCGGGGTCGGACTTTGGCTTCTGATCGACCCCACGAAACCGATCGCAGGCGATTCCGAACCCGCCTCACGCCCGGTTCAGGCAACCGAAGAGAGCGAAACCGTGACCGGGTGA